The following proteins come from a genomic window of Blastococcus sp. HT6-30:
- a CDS encoding GDP-L-fucose synthase: MRVTRLDRSARTYIAGHRGLVGGAVLRHFQDAGFTSLFTRSSSELDLRDAAAVEAFFAAEKPATVVMAAAKVGGILANRTYPADFISDNLRMQVNVLDAAARHGATNLLFLGSSCIYPKFAEQPIREDSLLTGPLEETNDAYAIAKISGVLQVQALRRQYGVHYISAMPTNLYGPGDNFHPTNSHVLPGLIRRFHEAKQNDAPSVTVWGTGTPRREFLHVDDLARACLFLLENYDAPEPINVGIGSDLSIGELAELVADVVGYRGELQFDSSKPDGTPRKLLDVSKLHDLGWRDEIPLRQGVEQTYAWYLEQVKAGSVRAA; the protein is encoded by the coding sequence ATGCGCGTCACACGGCTCGATCGCAGTGCCCGTACGTACATCGCCGGACACCGCGGACTTGTGGGGGGCGCCGTGCTCCGCCACTTCCAGGACGCCGGCTTCACCTCGCTGTTCACCCGGAGCTCCTCCGAGCTCGACCTGCGCGATGCCGCGGCCGTCGAGGCGTTCTTCGCCGCGGAGAAGCCGGCGACCGTGGTCATGGCCGCCGCCAAGGTAGGCGGGATTCTGGCCAACAGGACCTATCCGGCCGATTTCATCTCCGACAATCTGCGGATGCAGGTCAACGTCCTGGATGCGGCGGCCCGCCACGGTGCCACCAACCTGCTCTTCCTGGGCTCGAGCTGCATCTATCCGAAGTTCGCTGAGCAACCGATCCGTGAGGACAGCCTGCTCACCGGCCCGCTGGAGGAGACGAACGACGCCTACGCGATCGCAAAGATCTCCGGCGTCCTCCAGGTGCAGGCGCTGCGCCGCCAGTACGGCGTCCACTACATCTCCGCCATGCCGACCAACCTCTACGGCCCCGGGGACAACTTCCACCCCACCAACTCACACGTGCTGCCGGGCCTGATCCGGCGCTTCCACGAGGCCAAGCAGAACGACGCGCCCTCGGTGACCGTGTGGGGTACGGGCACCCCCCGCCGCGAGTTCCTCCACGTCGACGACCTCGCGCGCGCCTGCCTCTTCCTGCTCGAGAACTACGACGCACCGGAGCCGATCAATGTGGGCATCGGCAGCGACCTGTCGATCGGGGAGCTCGCCGAGCTGGTCGCCGATGTCGTGGGGTATCGGGGCGAGCTGCAGTTCGACAGCAGCAAGCCCGACGGGACGCCGCGCAAGCTGCTCGACGTCAGCAAGCTGCACGACCTGGGGTGGCGCGACGAGATCCCGTTGCGCCAGGGAGTGGAGCAGACGTACGCCTGGTATCTGGAGCAGGTGAAGGCGGGTTCCGTCCGGGCCGCGTGA
- the gmd gene encoding GDP-mannose 4,6-dehydratase: protein MAKSALITGITGQDGSYLAELLLGKGYEVHGLVRRSSSFNTGRLDGIYEDPHVSGRHLFLHHGDLNDGVTLINLLREVNPDEVYNLGAQSHVRVSFEQPVFTGDVTGVAAMRLLEAVRAARVRTKIYQASSSEMFGATPPPQDENTPFYPRSPYGAAKVYAYWATRNYREAYGVFAVNGILFNHESPRRGETFVTRKVTRAVARIQAGIQDKLYMGNLDAVRDWGYAPEFVEGMWRMLQASEPTDYVLATNTAYSVRDFVQMAFEHVGLEWEKYVEHDSRYERPTEVDALIGDFSKAKAQLGWEPKVLTPELVKIMVDADVQQLEDERSGRLVRVDR from the coding sequence GTGGCGAAGTCGGCCTTGATCACTGGTATCACCGGCCAGGACGGCTCATACCTCGCGGAGCTCCTGCTCGGCAAGGGATACGAGGTGCACGGGCTCGTTCGCCGGTCGTCGAGCTTCAACACCGGCCGGCTGGACGGCATCTACGAGGACCCGCACGTCAGCGGCCGGCACCTCTTCCTGCACCACGGCGATCTGAACGACGGGGTCACGCTGATCAACCTGCTGCGCGAGGTCAACCCCGACGAGGTCTACAACCTCGGGGCGCAGTCGCACGTACGAGTGTCGTTCGAGCAGCCGGTCTTCACCGGTGACGTCACCGGGGTGGCCGCGATGCGCCTGCTCGAGGCGGTCCGTGCTGCCAGGGTGCGCACCAAGATCTACCAGGCGTCGTCGTCGGAGATGTTCGGTGCGACGCCGCCGCCGCAGGACGAGAACACCCCCTTCTACCCACGCAGCCCCTACGGCGCCGCCAAGGTGTACGCCTATTGGGCGACGCGAAATTACCGCGAGGCCTACGGTGTGTTCGCCGTCAACGGGATCCTGTTCAACCACGAGTCCCCACGTCGCGGGGAGACCTTCGTCACCCGCAAGGTCACCCGGGCCGTGGCCCGCATCCAGGCCGGCATCCAGGACAAGCTCTACATGGGCAACTTGGACGCCGTTCGTGACTGGGGCTACGCCCCCGAATTTGTCGAAGGTATGTGGCGCATGCTGCAAGCTTCCGAGCCGACGGACTACGTTCTGGCCACGAACACGGCATACTCGGTGCGCGACTTCGTGCAGATGGCCTTCGAGCACGTCGGGCTGGAATGGGAGAAGTATGTCGAGCACGACTCGCGTTACGAGCGCCCCACCGAAGTCGACGCACTGATCGGTGATTTCTCCAAGGCGAAAGCGCAACTGGGCTGGGAGCCTAAGGTCCTCACCCCTGAGCTGGTCAAGATTATGGTGGACGCGGACGTCCAACAGCTCGAAGACGAGCGCTCCGGTCGACTAGTCCGAGTCGATAGGTAG
- a CDS encoding polysaccharide biosynthesis tyrosine autokinase — protein MELKDVVQALRSGWWLLVVGLLIGLAAASAVTLQTTPLYASSTQLFVSTTGTDDTSTAYQGNLFSQQRVTSYVQLLTGEQVAGRVVEELQLAESPGELAASVTASAIPDTVLLDVTVTRPSATEARDIAAVIGEQFTDLVTELETPEGATASMVKVTVTEAPKVAEAPTTPQPMRNLALGGLAGLLVGAGAAIGRERLDNTVKTADDVSRLAGAGLVGALVEDPALSERHVAEDEDGYSETGEAYRQIRTNLQFLDVDDPARTIVITSSLPGEGKTTVAVNLAVVLAQSGARVALIEGDLRRPRVTRYLGMISGAGLSNVLAGNADYHELTQPFRDGKLTVLAAGPMPPNPSEMLGSKQMRMLLAQARQENDYVLVDAPPLLPVTDAAVLSVAADGAIIVARHGVTTKAQLEQAAANLHRIDAKLLGVVLNRIPPKVAGGYGYGYGYSYDARPELGAEARDKDGRQKLATHTTSMPAVRDATAPPLRERPKPPAPKHSR, from the coding sequence GTGGAACTGAAGGACGTCGTGCAGGCGTTGCGCAGCGGTTGGTGGCTTCTCGTCGTCGGGCTGCTGATCGGCCTGGCGGCCGCCAGCGCGGTCACCTTGCAGACCACGCCGCTGTACGCGTCGAGTACGCAGCTGTTCGTCTCGACCACCGGCACCGACGACACCTCCACCGCCTACCAGGGCAACCTCTTCTCCCAGCAGCGGGTCACCTCCTACGTGCAGCTGCTCACCGGTGAGCAGGTCGCCGGCCGGGTCGTCGAGGAGCTGCAGCTGGCTGAGTCGCCGGGTGAGCTGGCGGCGTCCGTCACGGCCAGCGCCATCCCCGATACCGTCCTGCTCGACGTCACCGTGACCCGCCCGTCGGCGACCGAGGCCCGCGACATCGCCGCCGTCATCGGTGAGCAGTTCACCGACCTGGTCACCGAGCTCGAGACGCCTGAGGGCGCGACCGCGTCGATGGTGAAGGTGACGGTCACCGAGGCGCCGAAGGTGGCGGAAGCCCCGACGACTCCCCAGCCGATGCGAAACCTCGCCCTCGGCGGGTTGGCCGGCCTGCTGGTGGGGGCGGGCGCGGCGATCGGCCGCGAGCGGCTGGACAACACGGTCAAGACCGCCGACGACGTGAGCCGGCTCGCCGGGGCGGGGCTCGTCGGTGCCCTGGTCGAGGACCCAGCGCTCAGCGAGCGGCACGTCGCCGAGGACGAGGACGGTTACTCGGAGACGGGAGAGGCATACCGGCAGATCCGGACGAACCTGCAGTTCCTCGACGTCGACGACCCGGCCCGCACCATCGTCATCACGAGCTCACTGCCCGGCGAGGGCAAGACGACCGTCGCGGTCAACCTCGCGGTCGTCCTCGCTCAGTCCGGCGCACGGGTGGCCCTCATTGAGGGCGACCTCCGTCGGCCCCGGGTCACCCGGTACCTCGGCATGATCAGCGGTGCGGGTCTGTCCAACGTGCTCGCCGGCAACGCGGATTACCACGAGCTCACCCAGCCCTTCCGGGACGGAAAGCTGACCGTTCTCGCGGCAGGTCCGATGCCGCCCAACCCCAGTGAGATGCTGGGGTCGAAGCAGATGCGCATGCTGCTGGCGCAGGCGCGGCAGGAGAACGACTACGTCCTCGTCGACGCCCCTCCGCTGCTGCCGGTCACCGACGCCGCTGTGCTCTCCGTGGCCGCGGACGGGGCCATCATCGTCGCCCGGCACGGCGTCACCACCAAGGCGCAGCTGGAGCAGGCCGCGGCCAACCTGCACCGGATCGACGCCAAGCTGCTCGGCGTGGTGCTCAACCGGATTCCGCCGAAGGTGGCCGGGGGGTACGGGTATGGGTACGGCTACAGCTACGACGCCCGCCCGGAGCTGGGCGCCGAGGCGCGGGACAAGGACGGGCGGCAGAAGCTCGCCACCCACACCACCTCGATGCCGGCCGTCCGGGACGCCACGGCACCGCCGCTGCGGGAGCGCCCGAAGCCTCCCGCGCCCAAGCACAGCCGCTGA